CACTTGAAAAAGGCGAGTTGGGTCTTCGGAATAAGGAACAGATAGAGAGATAACATCTAATTTGCCCTTTTGTGTAATTTGAATCGCCTTATTCATAAGACATCCTCTGATAATGCTAAATTTGGAGCGGTTGCCCCCAGTTTCTCATAAACACTTACGCTACCCAATAATTAATGAAATCAAACTGTTGCTATTTTGTTCAGTTAACAAGTTATCTCTGTAAAATAAATTGTCATCAACGTTAGGTTCAAAAATGAGTAAGTGGAAGCAATAAAAAAACCCGTCGTATAGACGGGTTTTAAACTAAATTCTGTATATCAAACAGTATCGTTACCCCGTCAAGTCCCAAAACCGATACGCCACCAACGAAGCTCAGACACAATGTCTGCTCTTTTATCGCTAGGCTTTTGGTTAGATTCTTGTAACATAGTGTATTATTCCTATTTGAAAGTTGTACTAGTAAACTAGTACTAGAGACTAAAGTCAAGTATTAAATGAAAATTGATCTACACTGCCATACAACCGCCTCTGATGGACGATTAACTCCGACGGAAATCGTCGATAGGGCAATTGAATTTGACGTACGCGTTCTAGCGATTACTGACCATGATACGATAGATGGCTTAGCGCCTGCCTTTGAATATGTTGATAATAACAAACTGAATATTAAGCTGATTCGTGGCATTGAGATTTCGACGGTCTGGCAAAATAAAGATATCCACGTAGTCGGATTAAATATAGATGAATGCAACCTTGAACTACTGACTCTTATACAAGAGCAAAAGCAGAGAAGAGCAGAACGCTCTGAACTGATGGCACTAAGGCTTGCGAAGGTCACTAAAGAAACGGTGTTAGCCGAGGTAAAAGAAATCGCATCAGGTGCCCCCCTTACGCGATCTCACTTTGCAAAGTGGCTTGTGGATAATGGTTATGCGAAAACCATGCAGCAGGTTTTTAAAAAATACTTAACGCGAGACAAGCCCGGTTATGTACCGCCGAACTGGTGTTCTATAGCAGAGGCGGTTGCGGCTATTCATGCCGCTGGAGGTGATGCAGTTCTGGCGCATCCGGGACGATATCAGTTAACCGCTAAGTGGACCAAACGCTTGATATCAGCCTTTGTGGAAGCAGGTGGAAACGGAATGGAAATCGCGTTGCCTCAACAAGGTCAACAAGAAAGGCGAAACCTTGCCGATTATGCTATACAATACAACCTATTAGCGTCCCAAGGGTCCGATTTTCATTATCCATCCCCTTGGACGGAGCTGGGACGTAATCTTTGGTTACCTTCTGGTGTAGATCCAATATGGAAAGATTGGGGTATAAACCCAACCTAAGATACCGATGCGTCGGTAGTGAGGAATTATCATGAGTCAATTTTTTTATGTACACCCAGACAATCCGCAAGCTCGGTTGATTAGCCAAGCGGTTGCGATTATTCGAACTGGTGGTGTTGTTGTCTACCCAACCGATTCTGGTTACGCACTTGGGTGTCAGCTAGAAAATAAACAAGCATTAGACACTATTTGTCGTATTCGTAAACTGGATGACAAACACAATTTTACGCTTCTCTGCCGAGATCTTTCTGAATTGTCAATATATGCACGCGTTGATAACACCGCATTCCGTTTGCTAAAAAATAATACGCCTGGTGCCTATACTTTTATTTTTAAAGGGACTAAAGAAGTTCCACGCAGACTGATGAATGCGAAGCGTAAAACAATTGGTA
This portion of the Vibrio sp. VB16 genome encodes:
- the rnm gene encoding RNase RNM; protein product: MKIDLHCHTTASDGRLTPTEIVDRAIEFDVRVLAITDHDTIDGLAPAFEYVDNNKLNIKLIRGIEISTVWQNKDIHVVGLNIDECNLELLTLIQEQKQRRAERSELMALRLAKVTKETVLAEVKEIASGAPLTRSHFAKWLVDNGYAKTMQQVFKKYLTRDKPGYVPPNWCSIAEAVAAIHAAGGDAVLAHPGRYQLTAKWTKRLISAFVEAGGNGMEIALPQQGQQERRNLADYAIQYNLLASQGSDFHYPSPWTELGRNLWLPSGVDPIWKDWGINPT
- a CDS encoding L-threonylcarbamoyladenylate synthase gives rise to the protein MSQFFYVHPDNPQARLISQAVAIIRTGGVVVYPTDSGYALGCQLENKQALDTICRIRKLDDKHNFTLLCRDLSELSIYARVDNTAFRLLKNNTPGAYTFIFKGTKEVPRRLMNAKRKTIGIRVPDNRIALDLLEALGEPLMSTTLILPGSDVAESDPEDIRDKLEHTVDLIMNGGYLGEQPTTVIDFSDDEPVVLRLGAGDPSPFK